From a single Candoia aspera isolate rCanAsp1 chromosome 2, rCanAsp1.hap2, whole genome shotgun sequence genomic region:
- the LOC134488823 gene encoding vomeronasal type-2 receptor 26-like: MLPSFAMRTKLLLLLLLLLLLPSIANGRKCPLDFTKDWDGVYNYYHPGDLFLGGIVPPRPGLIQPATFQEPLFNQPDLKGDNSYWFLLSFLFAIQEINRNPWVLPNVTLGYDIYGNYYDARMTSDALADLLSTGEANVPNYRCGREKRLLAVIEGAESDISEQISTLSSLYKMPQVSYGFVSETLNDKTRFPFIYQLVPKEDYLYWGIAKLLHHFGWNWVGLLAPDTENGERFLRTLNPILTRSTICVAFSVSIPTLPWKMGLPSKEPSTMWNHVRRMRCREKEDLETLPEEVLEKTLSLDSYGIYNLAWAVARASHAAYLSRSKWKAKKERDHRLVLQTWQLHSFLGDAHFYNTCMDGVYLDEKGDLAAKFDSVNWVPFPNQSFGAVKFGRIDRPWGSQDLEFILDQEATNWSQQFNQSLPPSRCTESCHPGQAKVVLEGRPLCCYGCVSCAEGSISTQEDAEQCRRCPADHRPNKEQDRCIPKEVTFLSYQEDLGMILASFALIMSLVTALVLAIFIRFLETPIVKANNRDLSYILLVSLLLSFLSSLLFIGCPRPATFLLRQTAFGIIFSIAVSSVLAKTITVVLAFLATNPGNTMRRWLGKTLANSIVLSCSGLQVVMCIIWLGVSPPFPESDLHSQPEKIVWQCNEGSVAMFYGVLGYMGFLAAVCFMVAFLARNLPGAFNEAKLITFSMLVFCSVWVSFVPTYLSTKGKYMVAVQVFSILASSAGLLGCIFIPKCYIILLRPDLNTKEHLTTQTRDSLNRNAKDSYHSHNPLKSHLSQSDSL; the protein is encoded by the exons ATGCTGCCAAGTTTTGCCATGAGAACAAAGCTGCTTctcctgctgttgctgctgctgctgctgcccagcATAGCCAATGGGAGAAAATGTCCCCTCGATTTCACCAAGGATTGGGATGGGGTGTACAATTATTACCACCCAGGCGATCTCTTCCTTGGTGGGATTGTCCCTCCAAGACCAGGTCTGATTCAGCCAGCGACCTTCCAGGAGCCTCTCTTTAACCAACCAGATTT GAAAGGCGACAATTCATACTGGTTCcttctgtcctttctttttgCCATTCAAGAGATCAACCGGAATCCCTGGGTTTTGCCCAATGTCACCCTGGGCTATGACATCTATGGGAACTATTATGATGCACGAATGACCTCTGATGCCCTGGCAGACTTGCTCTCCACCGGAGAGGCAAATGTTCCAAACTACAGGTGTGGGAGAGAAAAGAGGTTGCTGGCTGTGATTGAAGGGGCTGAGTCTGACATTTCTGAGCAGATTTCCACCTTGTCCAGCCTCTACAAAATGCCACAG GTCAGTTACGGTTTTGTGTCTGAGACTCTGAATGATAAGACTCGGTTCCCCTTCATCTACCAGTTGGTCCCCAAAGAAGATTACTTGTATTGGGGAATTGCCAAATTGCTCCACCATTTTGGGTGGAACTGGGTCGGTCTCCTTGCACCAGACACTGAAAACGGAGAAAGATTCCTACGCACTTTGAACCCCATATTAACCAGGAGCACAATTTGCGTGGCCTTCTCCGTGAGCATCCCAACGTTGCCCTGGAAAATGGGACTGCCGTCCAAGGAACCATCTACCATGTGGAATCACGTCA GACGGATGAGGTGCCGGGAGAAAGAGGATCTGGAGACCCTGCCAGAAGAGGTGCTTGAAAAAACCCTCTCTCTGGACAGCTATGGTATTTACAACCTTGCCTGGGCAGTTGCTCGGGCTTCACACGCTGCCTACTTATCCAGGTCCAAGTGGAAAGCCAAGAAGGAAAGGGATCACAGGCTGGTCCTTCAGACGTGGCAG CTTCATTCTTTCCTGGGAGATGCCCACTTCTACAATACTTGCATGGATGGAGTGTATCTGGATGAGAAAGGGGACCTCGCTGCCAAATTTGATAGCGTGAATTGGGTGCCCTTTCCCAATCAGTCTTTTGGGGCAGTGAAGTTTGGGAGGATAGATAGACCATGGGGGTCGCAAGATCTGGAATTCATCCTTGACCAGGAGGCCACAAATTGGTCCCAGCAGTTTAACCAG tcccttcctccctccaggtgTACTGAAAGCTGTCACCCCGGCCAAGCCAAGGTGGTCCTAGAAGGAAGGCCTCTCTGCTGCTACGGGTGTGTCTCGTGTGCAGAAGGCTCCATCTCCACTCAGGAAG ATGCCGAGCAGTGCAGAAGGTGTCCAGCAGATCACCGTCCAAATAAGGAGCAAGACAGATGCATCCCCAAGGAGGTCACCTTCCTGTCATACCAAGAAGACTTGGGGATGATTCTGGCTTCCTTTGCCCTCATCATGTCTTTGGTCACAGCCTTGGTCTTAGCAATCTTCATCAGATTCTTAGAAACTCCCAtagtcaaggccaacaaccgggacctctcctacatcctcctggtctctctgctgctttccttcttgagcTCCCTTCTCTTTATTGGCTGTCCAAGACCGGCCACCTTCCTGCTCCGACAAACCGCCTTCGGCATCATCTTCTCCATTGCcgtctcttctgtcttggccaaaacaatcacagtggtgctggctttcctggccacGAATCCTGGGAACACCATGAGGAGATGGCTGGGAAAAACTCTGGCCAACtccattgtcctttcttgctCCGGTCTCCAAGTTGTCATGTGTATCATCTGGCTGGGAGTTTCCCCCCCATTCCCTGAATCTGACCTGCACTCCCAGCCAGAGAAGATTGTCtggcagtgcaatgaaggctctgtGGCCATGTTTTATGGTGTCctcggctacatgggcttcctagcTGCTGtctgcttcatggtggctttcctggccaggaacctgcccggggccttcaacgaagccaagctgatcaccttcagcatgctggtcttctgcagcgtctgggtctcctttgtgcccacctacctgagcaccaaggggaagtacatggtggccgtgcaggtcttctccatcttggcctccagtgctggcctgctgggctgcatcttcatccccaagtgctacataatATTGTTACGACCTGatctgaatacaaaggagcaCTTAACGACACAAACTAGAGATAGTTTGAACAGGAATGCAAAAGACTCCTACCATTCTCATAACCCACTGAAAAGTCATTTGTCACAGTCGGATTCCCTCTAG
- the LOC134488824 gene encoding vomeronasal type-2 receptor 26-like, protein MLPSFAMRTKLLFLLLLLLLLPSKVSGRKCPLDFTKDRDGVYNYYHPGDLFLGGIVPPRPGQIRPATFQEPLFNQPDLKGGNAYWYLLSFLFAVREINQNPWVLPNVTLGYDIYENYYDARMTSDALADLLSTGEANVPNYRCGREKRLLAVIEGAESDISEQISTLSSLYKMPQVSYGFVSETLNDKTRFPFIYRLVPKEDYLYWGIAKLLHHFGWNWVSLLAPDTENGERFLRTLNPILTRSTICVAFSVSIPTLPWKMGLLSKEPSTMWNHVSVFIYYGEYRYLYSSISTVQHYTETHVRSLVGKIWVSTAMWDLTLNLSYNILSPQHLQGFFSFLIHTEKRPQYVYETFFVPMQDFGRKAFDCLYSKLLSSVKGRMRCREKEDLETLPEEVLEKTLSLDGYGIYNLAWAVARASHAAYLSRSKWKAKKERDHRLVLQAWQLHSFLGDAHFYNTCMDGVYLDEKGDLAAKFDSVNWVSFPNRSFGAVKFGRIDKPWGSQDLEFILDQEVTNWSQRFNQSLPRSRCTESCRPGQAKVVLEGRPLCCYGCVLCAEGSISTQEDAEQCRRCPADHRPNKDQDKCLPKEVTFLSYQEDLGMILASFALIMSLVTALVLAIFIRFLETPIVKANNRDLSYILLVSLLLSFLSSLLFIGCPRPATCLLRQTAFSIISSIAVSSVLAKTITVVLAFLATNPGNTMRRWLGKTLANSIVLSCSGLQVVMCIIWLGVSPPFPESDLHSQPEKIVWQCNEGSVAMFYGVLGYMGFLAAICFMVAFLARNLPGAFNEAKLITFSMLVFCSVWVSFVPTYLSTKGKYMVAVQVFSILASSAGLLGCIFIPKCYIILLRPDLNTKEHLTTQTRDSLNRNAKDSYPSHNPLKSHLSQSDSL, encoded by the exons ATGCTGCCAAGTTTTGCCATGAGAACAAAGCTGCTTttcctgctgttgctgttgctgctgctgcccagCAAAGTCAGTGGGAGAAAATGTCCCCTCGATTTCACCAAGGATCGGGATGGGGTGTACAATTATTACCACCCAGGCGATCTCTTCCTTGGTGGGATTGTCCCTCCAAGACCAGGTCAGATTCGGCCAGCGACCTTCCAGGAGCCTCTCTTTAACCAACCAGATTT GAAAGGTGGCAATGCATACTGGTATcttctgtcctttctttttgCCGTTCGTGAGATCAACCAGAATCCCTGGGTTTTGCCCAATGTCACCCTGGGTTATGACATCTATGAGAACTATTATGATGCACGAATGACCTCTGATGCCCTGGCAGACTTGCTCTCCACCGGAGAGGCAAATGTTCCAAACTACAGGTGTGGGAGAGAAAAGAGGTTGCTGGCTGTGATTGAAGGGGCTGAGTCTGACATTTCTGAGCAGATTTCCACCTTGTCCAGCCTCTACAAAATGCCACAG GTCAGTTACGGTTTTGTGTCTGAGACTCTGAATGATAAGACTCGGTTCCCCTTCATCTACCGGTTGGTCCCCAAAGAAGATTACTTGTATTGGGGCATTGCCAAATTGCTCCACCATTTTGGGTGGAACTGGGTCAGTCTCCTTGCACCAGACACTGAAAACGGAGAAAGATTCCTACGGACTTTGAACCCCATATTAACCAGGAGCACAATTTGCGTGGCCTTCTCCGTGAGCATCCCAACGTTGCCCTGGAAAATGGGACTGCTGTCCAAGGAACCATCTACCATGTGGAATCACGTCAGTGTTTTCATTTACTATGGGGAATATCGCTACCTCTACAGTTCAATAAGCACAGTGCAACATTATACTGAAACTCATGTGAGGTCCCTTGTGGGGAAAATTTGGGTCAGCACAGCAATGTGGGACCTCACCCTGAACTTATCCTACAACATCCTGTCTCCCCAGCATCTCCagggttttttctctttcttaatccATACTGAAAAAAGACCACAGTATGTCTATGAAACATTTTTTGTTCCTATGCAAGATTTTGGCAGGAAGGCCTTTGATTGCTTGTATTCTAAACTCTTATCCTCTGTGAAAGGGCGGATGAGGTGCCGGGAGAAAGAGGATCTGGAGACCCTGCCAGAAGAGGTGCTGGAAAAAACCCTCTCTCTGGACGGCTACGGTATTTACAACCTTGCCTGGGCAGTTGCTCGGGCTTCACACGCTGCCTACTTATCCAGGTCCAAGtggaaagcaaagaaggaaagggaTCACAGGCTGGTCCTTCAGGCGTGGCAG CTTCATTCTTTCCTGGGAGATGCCCACTTCTACAATACTTGCATGGATGGAGTGTATCTGGATGAGAAAGGGGACCTCGCTGCCAAATTTGATAGCGTGAATTGGGTGTCCTTTCCCAATCGGTCTTTTGGGGCAGTGAAGTTTGGGAGGATAGATAAACCATGGGGGTCGCAAGATCTGGAATTCATCCTTGACCAGGAGGTCACAAATTGGTCCCAGCGGTTTAACCAG TCCCTCCCTCGCTCCAGGTGTACTGAAAGCTGTCGCCCCGGCCAAGCCAAGGTGGTCCTAGAAGGAAGGCCTCTCTGCTGCTATGGGTGTGTCTTGTGCGCAGAAGGCTCCATCTCCACTCAGGAAG ATGCCGAGCAGTGCAGAAGGTGTCCAGCAGATCACCGTCCAAATAAGGACCAAGACAAATGCCTCCCCAAGGAGGTCACCTTCCTGTCATACCAAGAAGACTTGGGGATGATCCTGGCTTCCTTTGCCCTCATCATGTCTTTGGTCACAGCCTTGGTCTTAGCAATCTTCATCAGATTCTTAGAAACTCCCAtagtcaaggccaacaaccgggacctctcctacatcctcctggtctctctgctgctttccttcttgagcTCCCTTCTCTTTATTGGCTGTCCAAGACCGGCCACCTGCCTGCTCCGACAAACCGCCTTCAGCATCATCTCCTCCATTGCcgtctcttctgtcttggccaaaacaatcacagtggtgctggctttcctggccacGAATCCTGGGAACACCATGAGGAGATGGCTGGGAAAAACTCTGGCCAACtccattgtcctttcttgctCCGGTCTCCAAGTTGTCATGTGTATCATCTGGCTGGGAGTTTCCCCCCCATTCCCTGAATCTGACCTGCACTCCCAGCCAGAGAAGATTGTCtggcagtgcaatgaaggctctgtGGCCATGTTTTATGGTGtccttggctacatgggcttcctagctgccatctgcttcatggtggctttcctggccaggaacctgcccggggccttcaacgaagccaagctgatcaccttcagcatgctggtcttctgcagcgtctgggtctcctttgtgcccacctacctgagcaccaaggggaagtacatggtggccgtgcaggtcttctccatcttggcctccagtgctggcctgctgggctgcatcttcatccccaagtgctacataatACTGTTACGACCTGatctgaatacaaaggagcaCTTAACGACACAAACTAGAGATAGTTTGAACAGGAATGCAAAAGACTCCTATCCTTCTCATAACCCTCTGAAAAGTCATTTGTCACAGTCGGATTCCCTCTAG